The DNA region GTCAGCTAGTCCCGTGTAATGAAATTGCGAATTCCGATGGGCATGGCATGTATTGGTTTGGCATCTGCATGAAGCATGTAGCAATAGAATGCTCTAAACAGTAAACAGTCTATATTAACTAGGGAAGcttctattttgttttacacAATGAACTCATTTGTGGTGACTGGTTGGCATTTATGGTGTTAAGTAACTCCTTTTGTTTGGCGATGTTTCCTGAAACATATAGGAGCATCGCACTAGTATCTTGGCTTTCCTATCAACCTTTGGTGATTCTTTAGATGTTGCTTTTTGTTGAACTGTAATTTACTCTATGTTGTCATATATGCTGGTAGCCATCTTGTGGAGTATTATGGGTTGGACGCTCCCTTTACAATGGAACATTTTCTGGATAAACAGAAAGATGCTTAATATCTGAGCTAACATTTTGTCATTTAGATATGATGCTGTCAAAGTCAGAGAACTTGATCTGGTTCCTGTTTGATTCAATTTTCAACCTTAGTTCGAACAAAGGCGGCCTTAAGCAGTGATGGTGCCCCTGAAATGAGTGATTCTCCACATGTGGTGTGTTTTGGAGAATTGCTAATTGATTTCATTCCAACTGCCAATGGCGTATCATTGGCAGAAGCGTCAGCCTTCAAGAAGGCTCCAGGGGGTGCGCCTGCCAATGTTGCAGTTGGAATAGCTCGTCTTGGTGGGTCATCAGCTTTCATTGGAAAGGTAATATATTTGTCTTCATCATGTTTATCCATATTACGAGAACAAAGGGGGGTTACAGGCATGTGCAAATGCACTTTTCGTTTTGGAACCTGGAAAAAATATGTGCACTGCGAATTAATACTTTTTTGTGTACATACTCCCTTGTATATCCTTAACAATCAAGCATTGCTTTTATTGCACAATGTGTTCATTTGTATTGCTGATAGTTATTTGCAGTTTATCCCTTTCACGCTCCAAATTAACAAGAGCCTAGTTTTTCATCATTATATAGTTTTTGATTGTCTCAGAGTTATACTCACATATTTTACACATGTAGGTTGGTGATGATGAATTTGGCTATATGCTATCTGATATATTGAAGCAGAATAATGTAAATAATCAAGGACTACTGTTTGATACTCATGCTAGAACAGCTTTGGCTTTTGTTACACTCCGAAGTGATGGTGAACGTGAATTTATGTTCTATCGTAATCCAAGTGCTGATATGCtacttgaagaaaaagaactcGACCTTGATCTTATAAGGAAGGTATAAAAAGGTGTTATGTTGCCATTTCAATAGTTATGCTTCTCCACTACTATTGATTTCTTTAATCATGTAGTTGTTGTAGACATATATGTGACAAACTGAATGCTACTTATGCTAGGCAAAAATATTCCACCATGGCTCAATAAGTCTTATAACTGAGCCCAGTAAAACTACACATATTGCAGCTGCCAAAGCAGCCAAAGATGCTGGGGTACTTGTTTCATATGATCCGAATTTGAGGCTCCCATTGTGGTCATCGGCTGAAGATGCTAGAGCTGGTATCCTGAGCATATGGGAAACTGCTGATGTTATCAAGGTAACAACTAGTAATGAATGTTAAATGCAAAACTTACTTGTGTTGACTGTGCATCTGTTTGTAACAGATAAGTGAAGAGGAAGTTTCCTTTCTGACAAATGGGGAGGATCCATATGAGGATGCTGTTGTAAAGAAACTTTTTCACCCAAACCTGAAGTTGCTTCTTGTCACCGAAGGTCCGGACGGCTGTAGATATTATTCTAAGGTAATTTACGTACCTCTGATCTGGAaactaccttttttttttttttgctggtaCGCAATTTCTTTCATGTTCCTCCTTAACATACTAAGTTGGCAGATAAAATTCACACATCATTTGATATTATCCATTGGTGAAGTAATAGAACTATTTATTTCTATTGAACTTGTTCAGACCTGgatattacaatatttttttattgtttcttgTGTTCACTTGGTAACCATGTCATACATAGCTAGATCTGTAAAATGACAGGAATTTAGTGGGAGGGTTAGTGGACTGAAGGTAACTGCTATTGACACAACCGGTGCTGGAGATGCCTTTGTTGCTGGAATGCTATCTCAATTAGCCACAGATTTGTCACTGCTCCAGGTATGACTAGAACTTCCAGAATATGAGCCTGTACTCTGTTTTCTTCTATCAGGAAGTAGAAGGACATGACGTAAAACTCTGTTCAGGCTGTTCTGCAGTTTCGCTGCAGCAGCTTCCTGCATGTTGTTTATTAGAGATGGATTCATGAAATGATTTGCATATGAACTAAATTGATACATATCTTTGGTATATTTAGTTCTTTACAAAGAGTCCACGATCTTTAGTTTTGGATATCAATAGAGAAAGATATGCCCAATCTGCTGAAAGCTGAGCAGCTGAAGAGCAAAAAATCATTTCCAAATCATAGTTAACTTTCCATATCTGAATCTTCAAATCACTCTAAATCCAGATGCTATGGATTTGTGACCTCTACAAAACTGAAGAAGAAATCTATGTTATTAAAGTATACTTTTTACATGGAGCTTCGGGATTGAAGGTTAAAATCAGGGTCATGTATACTTCAGGTGCCAAAAAGGGAATCCATCGTTTGTGTACCAAAACCAACCTTGCTGTTACAGAAAATTAAATTTTCGCTTTTAGCATTATGCAAGCTTTCTCGTTCAAATCATCTAGTTTGATATGGGAAGCTGGGAAACACCAAACAATGTCTAGCAAGGGTAGGAAGGAATATGCGCTAGTGGCAATATTCCAAACAGCACTCCATACATATCTTGCCAATGGCAGTCACATTTCGCCCCAGGAGAACCATGCTGATTTAGTGATTCGCTAGTCGCTATGGACTATTTCAAGCATATAACAAGATTCAGTACTTATCCACTGAGTATGTCATAAGCTAATCTCCGTGTGCATCTTCAGTTGGCACCACACATGTATCACAGCTAACATATACTACAAACAAGTAAATTAtgccttcttttttcttgtttgaaCATCCTTATGCTTCAGGCTAGCCTGTTCTTCCTTGTTTGCCACATAATCTGAAGCTATACTATGGGGCTTAACCGCTACACTTATTTTTCTGATGTGGTTTAAACAGGATGAAGGCCGGTTGAGAGAAGCCCTGAAGTTCGCAAATGTCTGTGGAGCTCTCACTGTGACAGAGAGAGGCGCAATTCCCGCGCTGCCCACCCGGCAACAAGTGCTTGATGCCCTGaccagtgttgtttcttaaatAAGCCACGCATGCCTAGTAATGGAACACATAGAGCAGGTACAACCACCAGAAAAATTGAGAGCAGGAACAACTAGTATGGCCAAGGCTTCCGGTGGCAAACTAGTATGCCTGCCCATTTTTGGTTGCTCCCCTACCAACAGGCCAACTCTCACCCTGTCAATTAATAACTGTGGAGCAGTTCAATTTTTGCAACAGGTTTGGGATATTAgattcattttaaaaaaaatagatcttgTCCGTACGCCCGGGAGCATATTAATTTTTAGAGTGAATTatacaaaactataactattgtGTTATTTTAACACAAAATTAATTATTGTGCAAAGTAACACAAAATTAAGGTTTTGTATGCTAATTTCACACATAATCTGATTTCAGTTATCATTGCCATCGAAAGTTACTGTTTATCAGTAAAAAATCAGtggtcttctattttttttttgaaaatactaGAATTTTTTTGTACGAGTTCCATAATTCATTTGTAacaaattttaatttgattcgACCAAAAGACTTGTGTAGAATTTAGACTAAAATTCTCacaaagactatttttataacttctaacgaTTGTTAGgatccaaaaaatctaaaaaaattcactaatatttttttatatgatggattaatttctaaaattatttttagtcataggttatatagtgaaaaattgagtttctttgtatggttgaaaataattttagaaattagttgaTCATATAAGAAAagtattagtgatttttctagattttatttgatacttagaagttataaaaataatttttttttagaattttggtttaaattctacacatgttttttatgaatctaattaaaattattGCACGtagattatgaaacatgtataattttttttagaatttttagagaaacaaaaGACAATTAATTTTTGTATCGGTGGAAAGTACTCTTGAATAATATCGATGAACAGTGAATTCCGATGGTCGAGATAATATGTATGAATtgatatataaaatttatggttttgtgttactagatataatagttgtagttttatgttataaatAATATAGTAATTATAGTTTATATAATTCACTCTAATTTTGAAGGAGAGGAAAATGAAAATCTGAACACCATCCAAAAGGCACCAAGCTTGCATCCATTTCGAAGAATGCTTGCCGAATCACGCGATCCTGTCCACGCGACGACTAGCTATCTCCCTACGCCTAGTGGGTCAAACCTTTCGAGATCCACCGTCCGTGCCCGAAAGTTCAATCACTTTCCTCTCGGTCTGGTACTACTCCATGTTTCGCTGCTTTGATCTGCACCCAAAACGGCGAAGCCAATTCCGCGCAAGGCCGAACTCACACACCCTGATCATCATGTCTCGACTCGAGTATCACCGGCCGTTGGAAGTCGCAGTGGCGTTCAGCAAACCAGCACgcccaaattcatggctcacgAGAGTCATGGCTAGGAGGCAGCGGTTGGTGCGTGTGGTGTGGACACCGAGAGGATGAGCACCGAGCAGCCAATGCAGGAGCCCAACTTCCCAGGAACCACGCATGATTTCCGACATGGAAATGGGTGTTCGCAGAGGCAAGGCCGAGGCGAGAACGGCAGAGCTGCTCGGCCCCATTCCAATAACCCGATCCCGTCGCGGATCTTACAGTTTGTACGTGGGGAAGCCGACCTCCGGTGCACGCACGCCATTCCACAACTGCAAACTGCACGACTTCCCAGCAACTGTCGGGTTAAAATCCACGAGTGATCGCCGAGGTTTGACCGGTCAGACTTATTGGCGAATTAAGGTCAAACCAGTCAAAGCCACAGTATGCTGGGGAGGGAATGAGGATGGCACATGCCAATGGCCATTGGGAACCATAAACAGTTTTTGGTTgagcggatcgagccaggaggATAACATGCAACAAAAGGGAGTTACTCCTTCTggttaaaaatatttgatgttttagatatgatataatctttaatatatatttttatcactattttttataataatatatttataaaatctaataaatttatgaggtatgaaaatatttttcgagCTAAATCTATGcatatgattttcatattttcaaacaaaatattttaaagatTTAtgataatcaaaattttaaaaacttgacTAAATCTTATCTAAAACGTCAATTATTTATGGTCAGAAAAAGTACTTGCTTACTAGCCCTATGAGCACACATGCACAAAGTGAGGAAAGGTTAACATTATTAGTGCTACACACAAAAAGTGGAATTCTTGGTAGGCTTGGTAGAATTTACAAGCAGAAAAAAACATTCggtttaaatagaaattgacaACTATATTGATGAAATATGTAACATCCGCGGATACTACGGAAACTATGACAAAACATCCTTAGATCATATGCTATCTCCGATCATATGTAATAAAGTGTCATTTTAGATATTGACGTGGCTCCTACTATTATGCTAACTGAAGATGAATATGATCATGTGTTTTTATTTAGCAGGTCTAAACATCATGTTACGACCTGTTCGACGTTAGGGCTCGATGTCAACATCGTTGTTGACCACGCTACGACCGCGTCACTGCTCGTGACAGACGCCTTCAATGATGTTCCAGAGCGTGTGGAGTCCTTGCAGGCCCCCTCGCCAAGGTTGGCCGCCGACGTAGATCTCAACACCGACGCGCCCACCAGGTGTTCAACGGTTTGTCTCAGCCATGACACCAAAATGCCGAAGCCCGTGAACACCCTCACCGTTGTTCCAACTTCGGCAGCGACCTCCGACACACACGACATCATCACCAACACCACCAGTGCCATTGACCTCAACTTCCATACTAGTGGTGCTGTCAACCTCGCCATGGTCAGTGGCAACACAGCGACGGCAACACCTCTGCACATTGCACGCTTCAATGTCAAGCCGATTGCATTTCTTGAGCGGTACGGGGCTCAACAGTGGTCATTCTTTTATATGGGTCTAGTCTCAGCTGGTGCACAACAAGTGTTTGAGGAAATGCACCAAGATGGTCCAGCGAGACTTGGGATGCCACCGATGGACTGGGTTGAGCGAAAACAGTGGCCACCTCCTTTTCGAGTCAAAGCAAGATGATCCAAAGGAACATGAGCTCAGTACAAAAACCGTTTGTTCGAGTAAGAACAAAGCAGCATCCAGCCAAAGCCTCTATGGCCATCGTTAAGTGCAATCAAGAGGATGGGCTGGGACAGCTGAAACCTCAAACACTTCACATATTCAAGAATCTTTCACCGAAGGTATGCTTGCCATGATTTCAATGGGTATTTACACATGGTTCTTGTCATGGTGCTGTCCAAGTGGAGCATGGTCCATACTACCATGGCCATCAACTGAATACTGGAGGGATGAGGAGCCCATTTCTGTTTCAAGCACTAGAGGCATTTTGAGGGCATCTCCGATCCATGTGTGCTGGTCTTTGGATCCTAGGAGCTTGCTGCAGTTTGAAGTAGTGAAAATACTCTTGCCACAACCCAAAATCAGTGTAAAGCAAGGGTTGTGTTATGGGATTTCATGGTTGGAAGTTTCAGATTGCAAGCAAACAATATTTGTGATTACTACTGAAGTCTCCAGCTGGACAACAATTGTTATTCTTAATGCTATAAGTAATTGGATGACTGAAAACCTTTCTGTAGTTATGCTGAATCAAGATAAGCAACTTCCTTATCCTTTTACATTGTTTCTTTACACTAGTCAACTGGATGCTATTGTTGAAGATACAAGCCGAGCTTTTAGAAAATATACAATGCTTTACAAAGGCAGACCATAAGAAAGTACAcatcttgatatattgttttGTATTAGCTGCAGTATGACCTCAGTAAACACCTTGGCCAAGAAACATGGTGTGATTTCAGTTGATCCTAGTGTTGTTGCGTATGATTGGACAGGTGCAGTTGCGTAATACCAGGATAATTCTATGGGAAACATGATCATTTGGCAATGCATGCATAATTACAAAGCTTTGCAAGTGATAATAACTACTCAACAGCATCAACTCCAGATTCTGGTTGCCACCATAGAATTCTATTCCCTCACACTGAGAGTCATGAAAAGTATGCACTTGAATATGCATGCAAATCAGTATTTTTGTTCTTGCCTGGTAGAAAATTGGAATTCTTTTGGACATGAGCAGTCAATACTGTTATTAATGAAATGGCTTATACAAAGTCCTTGGTCAACAACAGCTTGGCTTCTGGTCATGGAAAGTAAGTTCAGAGGCAAAAGACTCAGCAGCTTTCAAGTAAAGATTGATGGCCACCAAAACTACACCTTCAAGTGCCCATGCCGGCTTGGTCATCAAAGCGACACCACTCATGACTATTGGATTCTCATTCTGGTTGGTCAATCTTGCACTAAGTATTTTACTGCATCGGCTTGAGGGCAAACTAAGGGTGCGTTTGGATGTCAGAAACCGGAACGATTCTCAGAGATTCGGTTGGAACAGCATCCAAACGGCTTCAGTCGAATCGTTTCAGCTCGAAACGATCCACGGAAAGGGGCCGAATCACCGAACCGTTTCTCCGGATTCTCTCCCGATCCACCCTTCTGTTCAGCTGTTGCAAGATTGCCTAAAAATCCATATTTTCAATCACTTTTCTCTATAAGTTTAGACCTTCTAAAATGTTCCAAAAAATCTACCAATTTTTGTGTAGTCTCTATAATCCATAAGCAACTCATTTTAACTGGTTGTACTTAAAAACCCTGAacagaattcaaattaaaattctttaaatttgACTATTTTTGCACTTtccatgaatttttagagctttaaAAGGATTTccaaaattaggaaaaattgGTCAATATTAATCTTAATTaatgaactaatttctaaaattatctcgaGCTCTAAGTTATATAGTGAAATTTCAAGTTTCTTAACATGACCTCACTTTTCATGAATTTGAACAAttccaattaaattcaaatgcaaGCAACAATTGCTCAAAAATGATCAGAGATGATGTTCATGCTGTATatgtatgtcaattgttgttatTGCaactcccctcccccccccccccccccaaaaaaatagcatattagTAAAGGACAAAATGGTCAATTGCTCCACCATcctctcttaaaaaaaactgaatCCAGCTAGCTAGCTAAACGGTTTTCTAAGGTGATTCTGATTCACCAGGAAaatattttcagaaaaaaatccGAAACCAAAATGTTTCTAAAAGAAACTGGAACCTACCAAACGCATCCTAAGTTTCAATTGGTAAGCTGTTGGGCCGGACGAGCTAGATTTGGGCCGTGCAAGCAATACTACGTAAGAAGGCAACAACGCAGAGAGACGGGGGAGAACAGGCCAGAAACCGACGGTCCCCTTCTTGTACCTCGGCTCCTCCGGCCTTTTTCTTCCTAGactccctctccacttcttctagaACATTCTCGTTCTTCTAGAGTTGTATCCCAGGACTGAGTATACTCTATTTGTGAAGTCAATTGTATCGCATGTTGAGTGATTAGAGATGGAGGTtctagaagaagtggagagggagtCCAGGAAGAAGAACGCCGGAGGAGCCGAGGCAGAAGAAGGGGACCGTCGGTTCTGTTCTGGTCTGTTCTCCCCCGTCTCTCTGCGATGTTGCCTTCTTACGTAGTATTGCTTGCACGGGCCCAAA from Phragmites australis chromosome 8, lpPhrAust1.1, whole genome shotgun sequence includes:
- the LOC133926569 gene encoding probable fructokinase-6, chloroplastic isoform X1, producing MALHASPPLCTAGRRLPSSPPRAGGRRSLPAAARPRRVASAAAASPLRTRAVRTKAALSSDGAPEMSDSPHVVCFGELLIDFIPTANGVSLAEASAFKKAPGGAPANVAVGIARLGGSSAFIGKVGDDEFGYMLSDILKQNNVNNQGLLFDTHARTALAFVTLRSDGEREFMFYRNPSADMLLEEKELDLDLIRKAKIFHHGSISLITEPSKTTHIAAAKAAKDAGVLVSYDPNLRLPLWSSAEDARAGILSIWETADVIKISEEEVSFLTNGEDPYEDAVVKKLFHPNLKLLLVTEGPDGCRYYSKEFSGRVSGLKVTAIDTTGAGDAFVAGMLSQLATDLSLLQDEGRLREALKFANVCGALTVTERGAIPALPTRQQVLDALTSVVS
- the LOC133926569 gene encoding probable fructokinase-6, chloroplastic isoform X2 gives rise to the protein MSDSPHVVCFGELLIDFIPTANGVSLAEASAFKKAPGGAPANVAVGIARLGGSSAFIGKVGDDEFGYMLSDILKQNNVNNQGLLFDTHARTALAFVTLRSDGEREFMFYRNPSADMLLEEKELDLDLIRKAKIFHHGSISLITEPSKTTHIAAAKAAKDAGVLVSYDPNLRLPLWSSAEDARAGILSIWETADVIKISEEEVSFLTNGEDPYEDAVVKKLFHPNLKLLLVTEGPDGCRYYSKEFSGRVSGLKVTAIDTTGAGDAFVAGMLSQLATDLSLLQDEGRLREALKFANVCGALTVTERGAIPALPTRQQVLDALTSVVS